One region of Candidatus Aminicenantes bacterium genomic DNA includes:
- a CDS encoding glycosyltransferase: MKPVPAVDISAVVVSFNSRDFLSDNLDTLQAQSPPFSHIIVVDNHSTDGSREIIPNRPGIEACLLEANIGYAAAANLGIARCESQLVLVANADIRLEQEFTRAVLNHMERYPDTGLLSPLILRFDGVTVDSAGQDCSLAFYPRERGYGKPLSRVNIEAGQVFSVCGAATVINRRAFKKVVKDNRYYDEDFFMFWEDFDLGWTAAEVGIPVRVEPHARVYHFRSATLETGFRRRIALSLARPPRLRYLLVKNRYLTLIKHFRWRRHWRRLPAILLRDFLWTGILTITDPRIIIRLLRSGPQFRRARKKRRAISDPSA; the protein is encoded by the coding sequence CTGAAACCGGTCCCTGCGGTGGACATCTCCGCGGTTGTCGTTAGTTTCAACAGCCGGGATTTTCTTTCAGACAACCTGGACACCCTGCAGGCTCAATCCCCCCCTTTCTCACACATCATTGTGGTGGACAACCATTCCACTGACGGTTCCCGGGAAATAATCCCAAATCGACCCGGAATTGAAGCCTGCCTGCTGGAAGCCAATATCGGTTACGCGGCGGCGGCCAATCTGGGGATCGCGCGCTGTGAATCCCAACTGGTACTGGTGGCCAACGCGGACATTCGCCTGGAGCAGGAATTCACCCGGGCCGTCCTGAACCACATGGAGCGATATCCCGACACCGGGCTCCTCTCTCCACTGATCTTGCGTTTTGACGGAGTCACAGTCGATTCAGCCGGCCAGGATTGCTCATTGGCCTTTTATCCCCGCGAAAGGGGATACGGCAAACCCTTGAGCCGGGTTAATATCGAGGCGGGACAAGTGTTCTCAGTTTGCGGTGCCGCCACGGTGATCAACCGGCGGGCGTTTAAAAAAGTCGTAAAGGATAACCGCTATTACGACGAGGATTTCTTTATGTTCTGGGAAGATTTCGACCTGGGGTGGACCGCCGCGGAAGTCGGGATTCCCGTACGCGTTGAACCGCACGCCCGCGTGTATCATTTTCGCAGTGCCACCCTGGAAACCGGCTTCCGCCGCCGCATCGCCCTGTCACTGGCAAGACCGCCCCGGTTGCGATACCTCCTAGTCAAAAACCGTTACTTGACCTTAATCAAACACTTCCGCTGGCGACGTCATTGGCGCCGACTCCCGGCGATTTTGCTGCGGGATTTTCTCTGGACCGGAATTTTGACAATCACCGACCCGCGAATTATAATCCGGCTTCTAAGATCCGGCCCGCAGTTTCGCCGGGCACGAAAAAAGAGACGCGCGATATCGGACCCTTCAGCATGA
- a CDS encoding undecaprenyl/decaprenyl-phosphate alpha-N-acetylglucosaminyl 1-phosphate transferase: MNTVIQILAFCLALLLSLYGTPIARRVAYRYGILDNPDGRLKTHHAPIPYLGGIIVFFAMILPLSLLFDFSRELLGLLFAATILLMVGLFDDLKALTPGIKFFFQIVATVILLKSGIRLQLSFMQPWLNYLLSFLWILSLINAYNIIDIMDGLATSCALPATLMIFTLAELNGNHMVAIIAVSLAGSLIGFLYFNWAPATIYLGDSGSMVIGMMIGSLVIMIDHTRHNDLGFLSALFVVAVPVFDLAYVFLQRLAKKRSPFLGSPDHLALRLRKKLCLSSSQTTFFLASLQSVLWVPVILNYYGGIWTAVITTITLVLFFAMLGLWLADEPMP; encoded by the coding sequence ATGAACACGGTCATACAAATCCTGGCTTTTTGCCTGGCCCTGCTTCTTTCACTCTACGGAACTCCCATTGCCCGCCGCGTGGCTTACCGTTACGGTATCCTGGATAATCCGGACGGGCGTTTGAAAACCCATCATGCGCCGATCCCCTATCTCGGCGGCATCATAGTTTTTTTCGCCATGATCCTGCCGCTGAGCCTATTATTTGACTTCAGCCGTGAACTCCTCGGCCTGCTGTTTGCGGCAACCATCCTATTGATGGTCGGTTTATTTGATGATTTAAAAGCGCTCACCCCGGGGATCAAATTCTTTTTTCAGATCGTTGCCACCGTTATCCTGCTGAAAAGCGGAATCCGGCTGCAATTGTCTTTCATGCAACCCTGGCTGAACTACCTGCTCTCGTTCCTGTGGATTCTTTCCTTAATCAACGCATACAACATTATCGACATTATGGACGGATTGGCCACTTCCTGCGCGCTTCCCGCCACCCTGATGATCTTTACCCTGGCCGAACTCAACGGCAACCACATGGTTGCCATTATCGCCGTTTCCCTGGCGGGGAGTCTGATCGGCTTCCTGTATTTCAACTGGGCGCCGGCCACCATTTATTTAGGGGATTCGGGCAGCATGGTAATCGGCATGATGATCGGATCCCTGGTGATCATGATCGACCACACAAGGCACAACGACCTCGGTTTCTTGTCCGCGCTGTTCGTGGTCGCCGTTCCCGTGTTTGATCTGGCTTATGTGTTCCTTCAGCGTTTGGCAAAAAAACGCTCCCCTTTTCTCGGCAGCCCGGATCACCTGGCCTTGCGATTGCGCAAAAAACTTTGCCTGAGTTCCTCGCAAACCACTTTTTTTCTGGCCAGCCTGCAGTCTGTTTTGTGGGTTCCGGTGATTCTGAATTACTACGGCGGCATCTGGACCGCAGTGATCACCACGATCACCCTGGTGCTTTTTTTCGCCATGCTGGGACTATGGCTGGCGGATGAACCCATGCCATGA
- a CDS encoding glycosyltransferase family 1 protein, which translates to MAKATVVHLITKLELGGAQRNTLLTVERLPRYGFSCQIWYGPGGLLTPRAQKLARNRQINQLQRSLRPWKDRAALRQLVELLRQLNPDILHTHSSKAGFLGRLAASRCKVPVVIHSVHGFPFSPLQPLPQQWILMGAEKMAARWTRHYIFVSRADQQTALRLGLCGKNHSLIRSGFELEPFYPHPQRRKEVRRRFQLGDKALAIGVVAPFKPQKNLLQVVEVAKMVCAHEPGAVFFLAGDGALRSRLESAVGRAGLQSSFRMPGFLHDLSTVMDAFDLGLSTALWEGLPQSLVQMRLKQLPVVASRIPGNSEVIRHGENGFLAAPKDTAEYVRHILQLSGNPGLRKRLGQVPEDFSAWDAEHMVQSQAHLYDQLLSNNTRS; encoded by the coding sequence ATGGCGAAAGCAACCGTGGTTCACCTCATCACCAAACTTGAGCTCGGCGGGGCACAACGCAACACCCTGTTAACCGTTGAAAGATTGCCCCGATATGGATTTTCCTGCCAGATCTGGTACGGCCCCGGGGGATTGTTGACGCCCCGGGCGCAAAAACTGGCGCGGAACAGGCAGATAAACCAATTGCAACGATCCCTTCGCCCCTGGAAGGACCGGGCCGCGCTACGGCAGCTTGTAGAGCTTTTGCGTCAACTCAATCCCGATATCCTGCACACCCACTCCTCCAAGGCCGGATTTCTCGGGCGCCTGGCCGCATCGCGCTGCAAAGTGCCGGTGGTGATCCATTCCGTGCACGGTTTTCCCTTTTCGCCGTTGCAACCGCTTCCGCAACAGTGGATTCTCATGGGCGCCGAGAAAATGGCTGCCCGCTGGACCCGCCATTACATTTTTGTCTCCAGGGCGGATCAGCAAACAGCCCTGCGTTTGGGGCTGTGCGGGAAAAACCATTCGTTGATCCGCAGCGGTTTTGAATTGGAACCTTTTTATCCCCATCCGCAACGGCGCAAAGAGGTCCGCAGACGATTTCAGCTTGGTGACAAGGCGCTCGCCATTGGTGTTGTGGCCCCTTTCAAACCCCAGAAAAACCTGTTGCAAGTGGTGGAAGTGGCCAAAATGGTCTGCGCCCATGAACCCGGGGCCGTTTTCTTTCTGGCCGGTGATGGCGCTCTTCGTTCCCGCCTGGAGAGCGCTGTCGGGCGTGCGGGTTTGCAATCCAGCTTTCGCATGCCCGGCTTCCTTCACGATTTGTCCACGGTGATGGACGCGTTCGACCTGGGATTGAGTACCGCTCTATGGGAAGGGTTGCCCCAGAGTCTTGTGCAGATGCGCCTGAAACAACTTCCCGTTGTGGCATCGCGCATTCCAGGAAACAGCGAAGTGATCCGACACGGTGAAAACGGCTTTTTGGCGGCACCGAAAGACACGGCCGAGTACGTGCGCCACATTCTTCAACTGAGCGGGAATCCCGGGCTTCGCAAAAGACTCGGCCAAGTCCCGGAAGATTTTTCCGCCTGGGATGCGGAACACATGGTCCAATCCCAGGCCCACTTGTACGATCAATTGCTTAGCAATAACACCCGCTCATAA
- a CDS encoding radical SAM protein yields the protein MPQHDSRDEKVNFHECSRDYRFSCDWVFNQLVVLCDGKVVCGCADPYGRRPVGDLEHQSIKEIWNSPLVRQIRHDLNEGHCCFCDECGLKQRLPEGVAPPQRPETLERLPRLFFEPTIQCNLSCFRAVCNRESGIHRTRRRSRFPLDAFKRLMDEVGPELIRLDFFNYGDPFMHPRAVDMIEYVKARYPHIYVYSSTNGLVLTWEKIERLVAAGMDEITFSVDGADPETYVKYRCGGDFEKLMRIMSQFVVLRNQAAHEVPFINWRYILFRWNDKKPQMQAARRMAAEIGVDRLTWEITDHPPEAYSRRFLFKSRAWRRIRHEIWDSSQIGNAIPCKRFLARIRPPRETILASSERETVIPVQVKNIGGALWRHNSRSGRRLVRLGAQLHDNHRGMLELNYARAFLRKSLSAKEKDVLSITLPAIEKPGHYWLRFDMVLEGVDWFASAASPVAWRRLRVLN from the coding sequence ATGCCCCAGCATGATTCACGCGACGAGAAAGTGAATTTTCACGAATGCAGCCGTGACTATCGTTTTTCCTGTGACTGGGTGTTCAATCAGTTGGTGGTGCTATGTGACGGCAAGGTGGTGTGCGGCTGCGCCGATCCCTACGGGCGCCGTCCCGTCGGCGACCTGGAACATCAATCGATAAAAGAGATCTGGAATTCTCCCTTGGTGAGGCAGATTCGTCACGATCTCAATGAAGGCCATTGTTGTTTCTGTGATGAATGCGGTCTGAAGCAACGCCTGCCGGAGGGTGTGGCACCTCCGCAGCGGCCGGAAACGCTCGAACGATTGCCGCGCCTTTTTTTTGAGCCCACAATCCAGTGTAACCTGTCCTGTTTTCGAGCCGTTTGCAACCGGGAATCTGGAATCCACCGCACCCGCCGGCGTTCGCGTTTTCCCCTGGACGCGTTCAAGCGCCTGATGGATGAAGTCGGACCCGAATTGATCCGGCTGGACTTCTTTAACTACGGTGATCCGTTTATGCATCCCCGGGCCGTTGATATGATCGAATACGTGAAAGCCCGATATCCCCATATTTATGTTTATTCCAGCACCAACGGTTTGGTGTTGACTTGGGAGAAAATTGAGCGCCTGGTGGCCGCGGGAATGGATGAGATCACCTTCAGTGTGGACGGAGCAGACCCGGAAACGTACGTTAAGTATCGTTGCGGTGGGGATTTTGAGAAGCTGATGCGCATCATGTCTCAATTTGTGGTCTTGCGCAATCAGGCCGCACACGAAGTACCGTTTATCAACTGGCGCTACATCCTGTTCCGCTGGAACGATAAAAAACCGCAAATGCAGGCAGCCCGGCGCATGGCCGCTGAAATCGGGGTGGATCGCTTGACCTGGGAGATCACCGACCATCCTCCGGAAGCCTATTCGCGGCGTTTTCTCTTTAAAAGCAGGGCCTGGCGGCGCATTCGCCATGAAATCTGGGATTCCAGCCAGATCGGCAACGCGATCCCCTGCAAGCGTTTTTTGGCGCGAATCCGCCCTCCCCGCGAAACCATCCTTGCCTCTTCCGAAAGGGAAACCGTAATCCCGGTGCAGGTGAAAAACATTGGCGGGGCGCTGTGGCGGCACAATTCCCGTTCCGGACGGCGCCTGGTTCGCTTGGGGGCCCAGCTTCACGACAATCATCGCGGCATGCTGGAATTGAATTACGCCAGGGCCTTTCTACGCAAATCCTTGTCCGCCAAAGAAAAGGACGTTTTGTCCATCACCCTTCCCGCTATTGAAAAGCCGGGCCATTACTGGTTGCGTTTTGATATGGTTCTGGAAGGGGTGGATTGGTTTGCTTCGGCCGCGTCACCAGTGGCCTGGCGTCGGCTTCGGGTTTTGAATTAA
- a CDS encoding CDP-alcohol phosphatidyltransferase family protein: MKRVMTLPNILSGMRLLLIPLVFFWILNFTIGRYFWLLFVYAFALGLDFLDGYFARKFSLESELGKILDPLADKLLTLFSIVALSIVADFPLWLTIPIITRDTVILLVSSVMYKKKHLIKGSIALGKITFFLVSLLIFIYIIDLNPAFGLTVFKQFFAVTSVAFVLWSFDEYFLVYQRVKQNG, translated from the coding sequence ATGAAACGGGTCATGACGCTTCCGAACATCCTTAGTGGAATGCGCCTGCTCCTGATTCCGCTGGTGTTTTTCTGGATTCTGAACTTCACGATCGGGCGCTATTTTTGGCTGCTTTTTGTGTACGCCTTTGCCTTGGGGCTCGATTTTTTGGACGGCTACTTCGCGCGAAAATTTTCCCTGGAATCGGAGTTGGGCAAAATACTGGATCCTCTGGCCGACAAATTGTTGACCTTGTTTTCGATTGTGGCCTTGAGTATCGTGGCGGATTTTCCGCTCTGGCTCACCATTCCAATCATAACGCGCGACACAGTAATACTGCTGGTATCATCGGTAATGTACAAGAAAAAGCATTTGATTAAAGGCTCGATCGCGCTTGGAAAAATCACCTTTTTTCTGGTCAGCCTGTTGATCTTTATTTATATTATTGATCTAAACCCGGCATTTGGTTTAACTGTTTTCAAGCAGTTTTTCGCCGTTACATCCGTGGCGTTTGTACTCTGGTCTTTTGACGAGTACTTTCTAGTATACCAAAGGGTAAAACAAAATGGCTAA
- a CDS encoding response regulator, which translates to MAKHHILIVDDDVEIREMLVRCLQDKGYRVTATKSGSEALARLESEVPRLVITDLLLPGEHGLDLVRAIKTKWFIPTIVLSGVYAKNQIQQVMAEESVDAFFEKPVDLNKLLEKITQLLDE; encoded by the coding sequence ATGGCTAAACATCACATATTGATTGTCGATGATGATGTGGAAATCCGGGAAATGCTCGTACGTTGTCTTCAAGATAAAGGGTACCGGGTAACCGCCACCAAAAGCGGTTCCGAGGCGCTGGCCCGGTTGGAATCGGAAGTGCCCCGCTTGGTGATTACCGATCTGCTTTTGCCCGGTGAGCACGGACTGGATCTGGTGCGAGCGATTAAAACAAAATGGTTTATCCCCACCATTGTTTTGTCTGGGGTTTATGCCAAAAACCAAATTCAACAAGTGATGGCGGAAGAATCCGTGGACGCGTTTTTTGAAAAGCCCGTGGATTTAAATAAACTGCTGGAAAAAATCACTCAACTCCTGGATGAATGA
- a CDS encoding TIGR01212 family radical SAM protein — protein sequence MNERYFTANRFFRQKFGHKTRKIPLNAGFSCPNRDGTLDTLGCIYCDQFGSGPLLKTPLPIDVQIESHIKNQPDAHYIAYFQAFSNTYAPADTLRALYAPALRFPQVKGVFIGTRPDCLHTDVFQVLIDLSKQRYVCVELGLQSIHETSLKFLNRHHDFETFRSAFRALKDCGLDVLVHLILGIPGESTDMMRSTILEMNRIKPRGIKLHMLHVLRRTQLEALYQQGNIPLFNQEQYVTLVADLLESLDPDIVVHRLTGERNRELFVAPVWALDKVDTLNRIHQEMRKRDTWQGKKLGARGPMQPEQRN from the coding sequence ATGAATGAACGCTATTTTACAGCCAATCGCTTTTTCCGGCAAAAATTTGGTCACAAGACACGAAAAATTCCCCTGAATGCCGGTTTTTCCTGCCCCAATCGCGACGGAACGCTGGACACGCTGGGCTGCATTTACTGCGATCAATTCGGGTCCGGCCCGTTGTTAAAGACCCCGCTGCCGATTGACGTTCAGATCGAATCTCATATCAAAAACCAACCCGACGCTCATTATATCGCCTACTTTCAAGCATTTTCAAACACATACGCGCCCGCGGACACATTGCGCGCACTCTATGCCCCGGCGTTGCGTTTTCCCCAGGTAAAAGGGGTGTTTATCGGCACCCGCCCGGATTGCCTCCACACGGATGTCTTTCAAGTTCTGATAGACCTGTCCAAGCAGAGATACGTATGTGTGGAGTTGGGATTGCAATCCATCCATGAAACCAGCCTGAAATTCCTGAATCGTCACCATGACTTTGAAACATTCCGCTCGGCTTTTCGGGCTTTAAAAGATTGTGGACTGGATGTCCTTGTGCACCTGATCCTGGGCATACCCGGGGAATCAACGGACATGATGCGGTCCACGATTCTGGAGATGAACCGCATAAAACCGCGCGGCATCAAACTCCACATGCTGCATGTTCTCAGGCGGACGCAATTGGAAGCCTTGTATCAGCAGGGAAACATTCCCCTGTTCAATCAGGAGCAATACGTCACACTGGTGGCGGACCTGCTGGAATCCCTGGACCCGGACATCGTGGTTCACCGTTTAACCGGTGAACGGAACCGGGAACTCTTCGTGGCCCCCGTCTGGGCCCTGGACAAAGTCGATACGTTGAACCGTATCCACCAGGAGATGCGCAAACGGGACACCTGGCAGGGCAAAAAGCTGGGCGCCCGCGGTCCGATGCAGCCTGAACAGCGGAACTGA
- a CDS encoding dipeptidase produces the protein MRTKLVFITVMLGIVISSSGLPGCTNFIITRGASVDASVIVTYAADSHVLYGELYYRPAAVYAPDTMMDIVEWDTGKFLGRIPQAERTFSVVGNMNEHQVVIGETTYGGRKELRNPEGIMDYGSLMYIALQRARTAREAIQVMTGLVAEHGYYSSGESFSVADAREAWILEMIGKGPGRKGAVWVARRIPDGFVSAHANQARIRRFPLNDPKNCLYAPDVIEFAREMKYFSGADADFSFADAYAPADFGALRFCEARVWSMFRRVAPSSDFSLDYVMGKTADAEPLPLWIRPDRKVSVRDLMELMRDHFEDSPMDLSKGVGAGPYACPYRWRPLTWKVDEKTYFNERSTATQQTGFSFVSQARADLPDPIGGILWFAVDDTNSCVYVPMYCGILAVPHAYAVGTGDFNTFTWDSAFWVFNFVSNYCYLRYSDMIRDVKVEQQRLEGNFLSEVPGIDRAAASLYKESPRRAREYLTRFSLEAGQKTVSTWRKLGEHLLVKYLDGNVRDSQGKVTHPGYQQSWYRRIAEESKDSLAVPEADKE, from the coding sequence ATGCGAACCAAATTGGTTTTTATCACAGTCATGTTGGGGATAGTTATATCGTCAAGCGGATTACCCGGTTGTACCAACTTTATCATCACGCGTGGAGCATCCGTGGACGCGTCGGTGATCGTGACCTATGCGGCGGATTCTCATGTGCTGTACGGCGAACTCTATTACCGTCCGGCCGCGGTTTATGCGCCGGACACCATGATGGACATCGTAGAATGGGATACGGGCAAATTCCTGGGTCGCATTCCCCAGGCTGAACGCACCTTTTCCGTAGTGGGAAACATGAATGAGCACCAGGTGGTGATTGGAGAAACCACGTACGGCGGGCGCAAAGAGTTGCGCAATCCCGAAGGCATCATGGATTACGGCAGCCTGATGTACATTGCCCTGCAACGCGCCCGCACCGCCCGGGAGGCCATTCAGGTGATGACCGGCCTGGTGGCGGAACATGGCTACTACAGCTCGGGCGAGTCCTTTTCCGTGGCCGATGCCCGGGAGGCCTGGATCCTTGAGATGATCGGCAAGGGACCCGGCCGCAAGGGAGCCGTATGGGTGGCTCGACGCATTCCGGATGGGTTTGTTTCCGCGCATGCCAATCAGGCCCGCATCCGTCGCTTCCCGTTGAACGATCCCAAAAATTGCCTTTACGCACCGGATGTGATTGAGTTTGCCCGCGAGATGAAGTATTTTTCCGGTGCGGACGCGGATTTCAGTTTTGCCGATGCGTACGCTCCCGCGGACTTCGGCGCATTGCGGTTTTGTGAAGCCCGGGTCTGGAGCATGTTCCGGCGTGTGGCCCCCTCCAGTGACTTTTCCCTGGATTACGTAATGGGCAAAACCGCGGACGCCGAGCCGCTACCGTTGTGGATCCGCCCGGACCGCAAAGTGTCCGTACGGGACTTAATGGAGCTGATGCGGGATCATTTTGAAGACTCCCCCATGGACCTCAGCAAGGGTGTGGGAGCCGGTCCGTATGCATGCCCGTATCGCTGGCGGCCATTAACCTGGAAAGTGGATGAAAAAACCTATTTCAACGAACGGTCCACCGCCACCCAGCAGACCGGATTCTCATTTGTTTCGCAAGCCCGCGCCGACCTGCCGGACCCCATCGGCGGCATCCTCTGGTTCGCGGTTGATGACACCAACAGTTGCGTGTACGTGCCCATGTACTGCGGAATTTTGGCTGTTCCCCACGCCTATGCGGTCGGGACCGGAGATTTCAACACATTTACCTGGGATTCGGCTTTCTGGGTGTTTAATTTCGTTTCCAATTACTGTTATCTGCGCTATTCCGATATGATCCGGGATGTAAAAGTGGAACAGCAGCGCCTTGAAGGGAACTTCCTCTCTGAAGTACCTGGAATTGATCGGGCGGCCGCAAGTCTTTACAAAGAGTCGCCTCGCCGTGCGCGGGAATACCTGACGCGTTTCAGTTTGGAAGCGGGACAAAAAACGGTTTCAACCTGGCGCAAACTGGGCGAACATCTATTGGTGAAATACCTGGACGGCAATGTCAGGGATTCCCAGGGCAAGGTAACCCACCCGGGTTATCAGCAAAGCTGGTACCGGCGGATTGCTGAAGAAAGCAAAGATTCTCTGGCGGTTCCGGAAGCCGATAAAGAGTAA
- a CDS encoding cyclic nucleotide-binding domain-containing protein: MAVNDSTRIQLLRQLEIFADLDASDISRLGNLFKEKVFDADEEIFAEGDAGTSMMVVASGTVRISQKPDADSEEALILLKAGMVFGEMALLEELPRSATAIAHTPVMLFEISREEFMREIAEHPLCGVRILLQLARILSARLRETDLKLKTFINLARWI; this comes from the coding sequence ATGGCCGTCAACGATTCCACCCGCATTCAGTTGCTGCGGCAACTAGAGATTTTCGCCGATCTGGATGCATCGGACATTTCCCGTTTGGGTAATTTGTTTAAAGAAAAAGTGTTTGATGCGGACGAAGAGATTTTCGCGGAAGGAGACGCCGGCACGTCCATGATGGTGGTGGCCTCCGGTACGGTTCGGATTTCTCAGAAACCGGATGCCGACTCCGAGGAAGCCCTGATTCTGCTCAAGGCTGGAATGGTCTTTGGCGAGATGGCGCTGTTGGAAGAACTTCCCCGCAGCGCCACGGCCATTGCGCACACGCCGGTGATGCTTTTTGAAATCTCCCGAGAGGAATTTATGCGCGAGATTGCGGAACATCCACTTTGCGGGGTCCGAATCCTGTTGCAACTGGCGCGTATCCTGTCCGCTCGTCTCCGGGAAACCGACCTGAAGTTGAAAACCTTTATCAATCTGGCACGGTGGATATAG
- a CDS encoding PTS sugar transporter subunit IIA has protein sequence MNLNDYLDAMDVFDCEEYANTDQFYAAFARFLKERNHISQPEKIKRLFIRREKVQSTAIGKGAAAPHIFSDEFSRFFICVARIRKGMDFQAPDGKPVFLVFLIMSDDRDVGLHLKSLAHIARMVDNTDIVEATRTVANAKEIYRVLIQKDELIRP, from the coding sequence ATGAACCTCAATGATTATTTGGATGCCATGGATGTATTCGATTGCGAGGAATATGCGAATACAGATCAGTTTTACGCGGCATTTGCTAGATTTTTAAAGGAAAGGAATCACATCTCGCAACCGGAAAAAATTAAAAGACTTTTCATCCGCCGTGAAAAGGTACAATCCACCGCCATCGGAAAGGGTGCGGCTGCGCCTCACATCTTTTCAGATGAATTTTCCCGCTTTTTTATATGTGTCGCCCGCATCCGCAAAGGCATGGATTTCCAGGCCCCGGATGGAAAGCCGGTTTTTTTGGTTTTTTTAATTATGAGCGACGATCGTGATGTGGGGCTGCACTTGAAATCACTGGCACATATTGCCCGCATGGTCGACAACACCGACATCGTGGAGGCAACCCGCACGGTTGCGAACGCAAAAGAGATATACCGGGTTCTGATTCAAAAAGACGAGTTGATTCGCCCATGA
- a CDS encoding cation:proton antiporter has product MDGLGDSRICVCFADRRMDGNGRIFQNGRQKREIMNLLLLLGLILFGALMPRVALIDISASAAYAMGLMMLIGYVTGRLAKRHGLPSITGYLLAGMLIGPFGLKNITQSHVSDLQLINGLALSLIALTAGGEIRLARLRPHFRVISWVLSMQTLIMIVGMSAGFWILATWVFPVPFADTAGVLSAGLLIGIVSTASSPSTTLAVIVESGKRSATTDLILGVVMLKDIVILFLFCIGLNIAHALNPAESETVTSIGGTFMQIFGSVLAGLLIGGLIIVCLSRVKNHMVVFILAVCFFSYEVFEPLGLHPLLIMMTAGFLVVNLSREGDRLMDHLEAISPPVYVLFFTLAGAALRLDLLHTVGILAMALVVLRLFFKWAGTWIGIQFSVKALHLRHRGWTAFVSQAGLSLGLATIITEQFPRWGKSVGVLILAAIFINQLIGPLTLKWLLDKENRATPNE; this is encoded by the coding sequence ATGGATGGCCTGGGCGACAGCCGTATTTGTGTTTGCTTTGCTGATCGGAGAATGGACGGGAACGGTCGGATTTTTCAGAACGGTCGGCAAAAAAGAGAAATCATGAACTTGTTGCTGTTGCTGGGACTAATCCTTTTCGGAGCGCTGATGCCCCGGGTGGCTTTGATCGATATTTCGGCCAGTGCGGCATACGCAATGGGGCTGATGATGTTGATCGGCTATGTGACCGGGCGCCTGGCCAAGCGACATGGATTGCCCTCAATTACGGGATATCTCTTGGCCGGGATGTTGATCGGACCATTCGGCCTCAAGAATATCACCCAAAGTCATGTCTCGGACCTGCAGCTGATCAATGGTCTTGCTCTCTCTCTGATTGCCTTGACCGCCGGCGGCGAGATCCGCCTGGCGCGTTTGCGCCCCCATTTTCGCGTGATTTCGTGGGTGCTTTCCATGCAGACCTTGATCATGATTGTTGGCATGAGCGCCGGTTTCTGGATACTGGCCACATGGGTGTTTCCCGTGCCGTTTGCCGACACGGCCGGAGTGTTGTCGGCAGGTTTGTTGATCGGGATCGTCTCCACCGCTTCCTCTCCATCCACCACGCTTGCCGTGATCGTGGAATCGGGAAAACGTTCCGCCACAACCGATTTGATTCTGGGCGTAGTCATGCTTAAGGATATCGTGATCCTGTTTCTGTTTTGTATTGGACTTAACATTGCCCACGCGCTGAATCCGGCGGAGTCGGAAACCGTTACCAGCATTGGCGGCACCTTTATGCAGATATTCGGATCCGTTCTGGCCGGGCTGTTGATCGGAGGACTAATTATTGTTTGCCTGAGTCGCGTTAAAAATCACATGGTTGTGTTTATCCTGGCAGTATGTTTCTTTTCATACGAAGTTTTTGAGCCGCTTGGACTTCACCCCTTGTTGATCATGATGACCGCCGGGTTTCTGGTGGTCAACCTCAGCCGCGAAGGAGACCGCCTGATGGACCATCTTGAAGCGATTTCTCCGCCGGTGTACGTGTTGTTTTTTACCCTTGCCGGGGCGGCTTTGCGCCTGGATTTGCTCCATACCGTGGGCATTCTGGCAATGGCGCTGGTGGTGCTGCGCCTGTTTTTCAAATGGGCGGGAACATGGATTGGAATTCAGTTTTCCGTCAAGGCGTTGCACCTTCGTCATCGGGGCTGGACGGCTTTTGTTTCCCAGGCGGGGTTGTCACTTGGATTGGCCACCATTATCACGGAACAATTCCCGCGTTGGGGAAAATCGGTCGGCGTTTTGATACTGGCTGCCATATTCATCAACCAACTCATCGGGCCCCTGACCTTGAAATGGTTGCTGGATAAGGAAAATCGCGCAACACCCAACGAGTGA